A window of Shewanella mesophila contains these coding sequences:
- a CDS encoding FadR/GntR family transcriptional regulator: MNYFKPIKQVKASEEVSQQLKRAIFEGKYVAGDKLPSERELIENFEVSRTVVREAIKGLEARGLVEIKQGATGGAFVKELTFERLSNDCKDLFLLGQMSFTEICQARLAIEPVVAGLAAKHCTDEQAKILIEANNNESKTLEYPEIVLLRSRVHYLLADMCNNRFLTAIDKSLIQLVANITHKFQPDTDKIHPAGLHQSIIDAVIARDEVGAEKAMRAHLTEFISLLQGIEEEYREWLNASHTLS; the protein is encoded by the coding sequence TTGAATTATTTTAAACCAATCAAACAGGTTAAAGCTTCTGAAGAAGTATCGCAGCAACTCAAGCGTGCCATTTTTGAAGGTAAGTATGTTGCTGGCGATAAACTTCCCTCTGAGCGAGAGCTGATTGAGAACTTTGAGGTAAGTCGAACAGTCGTTCGTGAAGCGATAAAAGGTTTAGAAGCTCGTGGATTAGTAGAGATCAAACAGGGCGCGACTGGCGGAGCCTTCGTGAAGGAGCTTACATTCGAAAGGCTCAGCAACGACTGTAAAGATCTGTTTCTCTTGGGACAAATGTCTTTTACTGAGATCTGCCAAGCGCGTTTGGCCATAGAGCCCGTCGTCGCAGGTTTGGCAGCAAAGCATTGCACTGATGAGCAGGCAAAGATACTTATCGAAGCCAATAATAATGAAAGCAAAACCTTAGAGTATCCCGAAATCGTATTACTGCGCAGCCGCGTACACTATCTACTCGCAGATATGTGTAACAATCGCTTTTTAACCGCTATCGACAAATCATTAATTCAGCTAGTTGCTAATATTACTCATAAATTTCAACCCGATACCGACAAAATCCATCCAGCAGGACTACATCAATCGATTATTGATGCAGTGATCGCTCGTGATGAAGTTGGTGCAGAAAAGGCCATGCGAGCACATTTAACTGAATTCATCTCGCTGTTACAGGGCATCGAAGAGGAATACAGGGAATGGCTTAACGCCAGTCATACACTGAGCTAA
- a CDS encoding DUF3087 family protein, which produces MKLVEVDKVLYRQRLNRVIAVFIGSLALLSLFFGQVLISIFGNVEIQSGESTGNLHLNFLGVLIGFALCAGALYQQRHRDYFKEIYYVSRLKALQNRIYRKLKAIKLGADKDSHDALIILNFYFASLKLVYLLDDNTLTLNNVDTELEAIKQRMTSLELSITEQDFDVELLNRF; this is translated from the coding sequence ATGAAGTTAGTCGAGGTCGATAAGGTGCTTTATCGCCAGCGTTTAAATCGGGTGATTGCGGTTTTTATCGGCAGCCTAGCGCTGTTATCACTGTTTTTTGGCCAAGTGTTGATTAGCATTTTTGGTAATGTCGAGATACAAAGTGGTGAGTCGACAGGGAATTTACACCTTAACTTTCTCGGTGTTCTCATTGGTTTCGCTCTTTGTGCGGGGGCATTATATCAACAGCGTCATAGAGATTATTTTAAAGAGATCTATTATGTATCGCGTTTAAAGGCGCTACAAAATCGGATCTATCGTAAGTTGAAGGCGATTAAACTCGGGGCAGATAAAGACAGTCATGATGCCTTGATCATCTTAAATTTCTATTTCGCTAGCTTAAAACTGGTTTATCTATTGGATGATAATACGCTGACGTTGAATAACGTTGATACTGAGCTAGAGGCGATCAAGCAGCGTATGACATCCCTTGAACTTTCAATTACCGAACAAGATTTTGATGTTGAATTGCTGAATCGATTTTAG